In the Geothermobacter ehrlichii genome, one interval contains:
- the nrfD gene encoding NrfD/PsrC family molybdoenzyme membrane anchor subunit, whose product MVHGEAWTIKDLFVLPNEYVYWSIQIVLYPYMTGLVAGAFVLSSLYHVFGVEKLKEIARFALVFSFALLPVAMMPLMLHLQQPLRGIHVMMTPHFTSAISAFGIVFLTYGCIVASEIWFVYRKFIVESIERLEKKQRRGIESLMLMIYKVISLGARDISPEALEADHKAIKFLAGLGIPVACFLHGYAGFIFGSVKANALWMTPLMPVIFIMSAVVSGIALCILCYAIFMWLRRWALKRGKTFFIPEQVAGTMEISDAQLRDVQTYETRMTSKYLLIFMTLAITLELLDIIFRGYTAVKSWDILRQVIYEHDFVKIFILQYGIGNALPFLMLLLPGLTTRRACLASILVLFGVLMMRWNVVIGGQAFSLSFAGFMHYQLPIIPYSLETFKEGLGGALMVAVTPFVIFYFLNMIFPAFYSEEEAH is encoded by the coding sequence ATGGTTCATGGTGAGGCCTGGACGATCAAGGACCTCTTTGTTCTCCCCAACGAATACGTCTACTGGTCGATTCAGATCGTCCTCTACCCCTACATGACCGGTCTGGTTGCCGGTGCCTTCGTCCTCTCCTCGCTGTATCACGTCTTCGGCGTGGAGAAACTCAAGGAGATCGCCAGGTTCGCCCTGGTTTTCTCCTTCGCCCTGCTGCCGGTGGCGATGATGCCGTTGATGCTGCACCTGCAGCAGCCGTTACGGGGCATCCACGTCATGATGACCCCGCACTTTACCTCGGCCATCTCCGCCTTCGGCATCGTCTTCCTGACCTACGGATGCATCGTCGCCTCCGAGATCTGGTTCGTCTACCGCAAGTTCATCGTCGAGAGCATCGAGCGGCTGGAAAAGAAGCAGCGGCGCGGCATCGAGAGCCTGATGCTGATGATCTACAAGGTCATCTCTCTCGGCGCCCGCGACATCAGCCCGGAAGCGCTGGAAGCCGACCACAAGGCGATCAAGTTCCTGGCCGGCCTCGGCATTCCGGTCGCCTGCTTCCTGCACGGCTACGCCGGCTTCATCTTCGGCTCGGTCAAGGCCAACGCCCTCTGGATGACCCCGCTGATGCCGGTCATCTTCATCATGTCGGCCGTCGTCTCCGGCATCGCCCTCTGCATCCTCTGCTACGCCATCTTCATGTGGCTGCGGCGCTGGGCCCTGAAGCGGGGCAAGACCTTCTTCATTCCGGAGCAGGTCGCCGGCACCATGGAGATCTCCGATGCTCAGCTGCGGGACGTCCAGACCTACGAAACCCGCATGACCTCCAAGTACCTGCTGATCTTCATGACCCTGGCCATCACCCTGGAGCTGCTCGACATCATCTTCCGCGGCTACACGGCGGTCAAATCCTGGGACATCCTGCGCCAGGTGATCTACGAGCACGATTTCGTCAAGATCTTCATTCTCCAGTACGGCATCGGCAACGCCCTGCCCTTCCTGATGCTGCTCCTGCCGGGGCTGACCACCAGGCGGGCCTGTCTCGCCAGCATCCTGGTCCTGTTCGGCGTGCTGATGATGCGCTGGAACGTCGTCATCGGCGGCCAGGCCTTCTCGCTGTCGTTCGCCGGCTTCATGCACTATCAGCTGCCGATCATCCCGTACAGCCTGGAGACCTTCAAGGAAGGGCTGGGAGGCGCCCTGATGGTCGCCGTCACCCCGTTCGTCATCTTCTATTTCCTCAACATGATCTTCCCGGCCTTCTACTCCGAAGAAGAAGCCCACTGA
- a CDS encoding 4Fe-4S dicluster domain-containing protein, whose amino-acid sequence MKRRDFLKNTAVFITGASVSLSALELVDPKEVLASRPDLRWGFLVDTYKCVGCGMCVKACKLENDIPYDANVTRTWVERYVIMKSGEVVKDSPKGARDGFTSKLVDQGESGPRLLRDKEIAQGFFVPKLCNHCTLPACVQVCPVGATYSTADGVVLVDRKWCIGCGYCIMGCPYGVRFFHPVVHTADKCTFCYHRITKGGNTACAQACPFGARRIGNLRDPNDPVAKEVLNGRVGILRDEYGTKPNVYYIGLNKEVH is encoded by the coding sequence ATGAAGAGACGTGATTTTCTGAAAAACACGGCGGTCTTCATTACCGGGGCCTCGGTTTCACTGTCGGCCCTGGAGCTGGTCGACCCCAAGGAGGTGCTCGCTTCCCGGCCTGACCTGCGCTGGGGATTTCTGGTCGATACCTACAAGTGCGTCGGCTGCGGGATGTGCGTCAAGGCCTGCAAGCTGGAAAACGACATCCCCTACGACGCCAACGTCACCCGTACCTGGGTCGAGCGCTACGTGATCATGAAAAGCGGCGAGGTGGTCAAGGATTCACCCAAGGGCGCCCGCGACGGGTTCACCAGCAAGCTGGTCGACCAGGGCGAGTCGGGCCCCCGGCTGTTGCGCGACAAGGAGATCGCCCAGGGCTTCTTCGTCCCCAAACTGTGCAACCACTGTACCCTGCCCGCCTGCGTGCAGGTCTGCCCGGTCGGTGCCACCTACTCGACCGCCGACGGCGTCGTGCTGGTCGATCGCAAATGGTGCATCGGCTGCGGCTACTGCATCATGGGCTGCCCCTACGGCGTTCGCTTCTTCCACCCGGTGGTCCATACCGCCGACAAGTGCACTTTCTGCTACCACCGCATAACCAAGGGCGGCAACACCGCCTGCGCCCAGGCCTGCCCCTTCGGCGCCCGCCGCATCGGCAACCTGCGCGACCCGAACGACCCGGTGGCCAAGGAGGTCCTCAACGGCCGGGTCGGCATACTGCGTGACGAATACGGAACCAAACCCAACGTCTATTACATTGGACTGAACAAGGAGGTGCACTAG
- a CDS encoding ATP synthase subunit I, giving the protein MARRNWLILGALVLLSLPWQSLRISLGVAAGGLVAICGHHWRHRALRRMLDFPGQASIGGFQFGYMVRLASLGAAIYLLLTRLHLHPLALAAGLMTVLINVVTTTLQRLK; this is encoded by the coding sequence ATGGCCAGACGCAACTGGCTCATTCTCGGCGCGCTGGTGCTGCTCAGCCTGCCATGGCAATCGCTCCGCATCAGCCTCGGGGTGGCCGCCGGCGGGCTGGTTGCCATCTGCGGTCATCACTGGCGCCACCGGGCGCTGCGACGCATGCTCGACTTTCCGGGGCAGGCGTCGATAGGCGGATTCCAGTTCGGCTACATGGTTCGCCTGGCCAGTCTCGGCGCCGCCATCTACCTGCTGCTGACGCGGCTGCATCTGCATCCGCTGGCGCTGGCTGCGGGGCTGATGACGGTTCTGATCAACGTCGTGACAACAACCTTGCAACGCCTTAAATAG
- the atpB gene encoding F0F1 ATP synthase subunit A, with amino-acid sequence MTHPFLIFGWLKEQLHLHVGEHVLYTWLVMLILLVLALAAGRSIKRVPGSLQNLMEVVVEGISNLAEETMGPKGKPYFPLVATLALFILVSNLIALIPGFAPPTANLNTNAALALTVFAMTHIVGLKEHGIKYLKHFMGPIWWLAPLIFIIEIVGHLARPLSLSLRLFGNMYGHEIVLMIFLGLVPFLLPVPMMLMGVLVAFIQTFVFTLLAMIYIAGAIEEAH; translated from the coding sequence ATGACTCATCCCTTTTTGATTTTTGGATGGCTCAAAGAGCAGCTTCACCTTCATGTCGGTGAGCACGTTCTCTACACTTGGCTGGTCATGCTGATTCTGCTGGTCCTGGCCCTGGCGGCCGGACGAAGCATCAAGCGGGTTCCCGGCAGCCTGCAGAACCTGATGGAAGTCGTGGTCGAGGGCATTTCCAACCTCGCCGAAGAGACCATGGGCCCCAAGGGCAAGCCGTACTTCCCCCTGGTCGCCACCCTGGCCCTGTTCATCCTGGTCAGCAACCTGATCGCACTGATTCCCGGTTTTGCGCCTCCGACCGCCAACCTCAACACCAACGCCGCCCTGGCGCTGACCGTCTTCGCCATGACTCACATCGTCGGCCTCAAGGAGCACGGCATCAAATACTTGAAGCACTTCATGGGCCCCATCTGGTGGCTCGCCCCCCTGATCTTCATCATTGAGATCGTTGGTCACCTGGCCCGGCCCCTCAGCCTGTCGCTGCGTCTTTTCGGCAACATGTACGGCCATGAAATCGTGCTGATGATCTTCCTCGGCCTGGTGCCGTTCCTGCTGCCGGTGCCGATGATGCTGATGGGGGTTCTGGTCGCCTTCATCCAGACCTTCGTCTTCACCCTGCTGGCGATGATCTACATTGCCGGCGCGATCGAGGAAGCACACTAG
- a CDS encoding AtpZ/AtpI family protein, translating into MGEDRRQLIRSLGFLSGVGISLVAACMIGLAIGYYLDRWLQTSPWMTLVWLGIGIVAGFRNVFILTQRELRRQKKSENDDQRHQDP; encoded by the coding sequence ATGGGTGAGGACCGACGCCAACTTATCAGATCTCTGGGTTTTTTGTCCGGCGTCGGCATCTCGCTCGTGGCGGCCTGCATGATCGGGCTGGCGATCGGCTACTACCTCGACCGGTGGCTGCAGACATCGCCGTGGATGACGCTCGTCTGGCTGGGAATCGGCATCGTTGCCGGTTTTCGCAACGTTTTCATCCTCACCCAGCGGGAGTTGCGTCGCCAGAAGAAAAGCGAAAACGATGACCAACGGCACCAGGACCCCTGA
- a CDS encoding DUF4136 domain-containing protein — protein sequence MRSLFMFLILAVCWLPAGCSTQPHYQHNYSPTTDFSRFKTWMWDDGHPMLVDRLVGEDPVERLVRRTVAAELEARGLKLVQNNPDLLVHYRGNIFRRVADTPGATGYSSQIAWEKNDAGSWLRRSSRVAVLSLFMLDGRTRKTVWTATGREPVEDRRDAMRKLTGVIRTLLGAFPPGR from the coding sequence ATGCGATCATTGTTTATGTTTCTGATTCTGGCGGTCTGCTGGTTGCCCGCTGGCTGCAGTACCCAGCCGCACTATCAGCACAACTACAGTCCGACCACCGATTTTTCCCGCTTCAAAACCTGGATGTGGGATGATGGCCATCCGATGCTGGTCGACCGGCTGGTAGGGGAAGATCCGGTTGAAAGACTGGTGCGACGTACGGTCGCGGCAGAGCTTGAGGCTCGTGGGTTGAAGCTGGTACAGAACAATCCCGATCTGCTGGTTCATTATCGCGGCAACATCTTCCGGCGTGTCGCCGACACGCCGGGGGCCACCGGCTACAGCTCTCAGATCGCGTGGGAGAAGAATGATGCCGGAAGCTGGTTGCGTCGTTCGTCACGCGTGGCGGTGTTGAGTCTTTTCATGCTCGACGGCAGGACTAGGAAGACAGTCTGGACGGCGACCGGCCGGGAGCCGGTCGAGGATCGGCGGGACGCTATGCGCAAGCTGACGGGCGTGATCCGAACCCTGCTGGGGGCGTTTCCGCCGGGGCGCTGA
- a CDS encoding cytochrome c3 family protein, with protein sequence MKGHVWRPLYVVIGIVVLLLLFRFFYVPDDFGIQDQGFTFGFHRLSNEQEWKDFPAKYKGTEYCNECHDDKVASISSSQHEMIPCEDCHGPARNHPEDPEKLVVNRSRELCIRCHSKLFMPSSGRNDIPGIDPNTHNTGMECSECHNPHNPSLEDM encoded by the coding sequence GTGAAAGGACATGTTTGGCGACCACTCTACGTGGTCATAGGCATCGTGGTCTTGCTCTTGCTGTTCCGGTTCTTCTACGTTCCTGACGACTTCGGCATTCAGGATCAGGGCTTCACCTTCGGTTTCCATCGACTTTCCAACGAGCAGGAATGGAAGGACTTTCCCGCCAAGTACAAGGGAACCGAATACTGTAACGAGTGCCATGACGACAAGGTCGCCAGCATTTCGTCCTCCCAGCACGAGATGATTCCCTGCGAGGACTGCCACGGACCGGCCCGCAACCATCCTGAAGATCCGGAAAAACTGGTGGTCAACCGCAGCCGCGAGCTCTGCATTCGCTGCCACAGCAAACTCTTTATGCCCTCCAGCGGCCGTAATGACATTCCCGGCATCGACCCGAACACTCACAACACGGGGATGGAATGCAGTGAGTGCCACAACCCGCACAACCCGAGCCTGGAGGATATGTAA
- a CDS encoding outer membrane lipoprotein — MNKTLAITPVALGIVLALILVGCAPSTSGKVYSRDQTRISHSVYYGTVLRAEPVTIEGTQSGAGTLAGGALGGVLGSSVGSGSGRSLAVVGGAIAGAVAGSIAEKKATTVPGIELEVELDNGEIIVVVQEADDVYRVGDRVRVIKDARGTTRIRQ; from the coding sequence ATGAATAAAACCCTTGCGATAACGCCCGTAGCGCTCGGTATTGTCCTGGCGCTGATTTTGGTCGGTTGTGCGCCGAGCACCTCCGGCAAGGTCTATTCGCGCGATCAGACGCGCATCAGCCATTCGGTCTATTACGGTACCGTTCTGCGTGCCGAGCCGGTAACCATCGAAGGAACGCAATCCGGGGCCGGTACCCTTGCCGGCGGCGCCCTTGGCGGCGTGCTCGGCAGTTCGGTCGGGTCCGGCTCCGGTCGCAGTCTGGCGGTGGTCGGTGGTGCCATCGCCGGCGCGGTGGCCGGCTCCATTGCCGAGAAGAAGGCGACTACCGTTCCCGGCATCGAACTCGAAGTCGAACTCGACAATGGAGAGATCATCGTTGTCGTTCAGGAGGCGGACGATGTCTACAGGGTCGGCGACCGGGTACGGGTGATCAAGGACGCCCGGGGCACGACCCGGATACGCCAGTAA
- the atpE gene encoding ATP synthase F0 subunit C has product MEFFAWCMLAAGIGMGLGSFGTGIGQGLAIKSAVEGVARNPGASGKILTTMMIGLAMIESLAIYVFVVAMIILFANPFTEQVLQLAGAAH; this is encoded by the coding sequence ATGGAATTTTTCGCATGGTGCATGTTGGCTGCCGGCATCGGCATGGGTCTCGGTTCTTTCGGCACCGGTATCGGTCAGGGTCTGGCCATCAAGAGCGCCGTTGAAGGCGTTGCCCGCAACCCCGGCGCTTCCGGTAAAATCCTGACCACCATGATGATCGGTCTGGCCATGATCGAGTCCCTGGCCATCTACGTCTTCGTCGTTGCCATGATCATCCTCTTCGCCAATCCCTTCACCGAGCAGGTTCTGCAGCTGGCTGGCGCCGCTCACTGA
- the nhaA gene encoding Na+/H+ antiporter NhaA codes for MPSRLNEFLQKESSVGILLMLATALAMMFANSPLQTLYDYILATPFEVRLGRHFHIAKQLLLWINDGLMAVFFLLIGLKVKREVMVGQLSSRAQIALPGIAALGGMVVPALCYVLINVGDVSALNGWAIPAATDIAFALGVLALLGDRVPSSLKVFLLALAIMDDVGAIVIIAFFYSGDLSVGMLVMSAACLLVLFLLNRFHVERMAAYITVGVFLWIFVLKSGVHATLAGVVLAFAMPLKSRRDGNHSPAGKLEHDLHPWVNFLILPVFAFANAGIPLAGMGLGDLFHSVPLGIMVGLVAGKLVGVYGSSIFAIRAGLARFPEGVTKRHLLGVAALCGIGFTMSLFIGGLAFEHVGGNAEDYLLSHRLGILSGSLIAGLLGCCILLSAGKIPAAGGTEVQAPVASDQAA; via the coding sequence ATGCCTTCCAGGCTTAATGAGTTTCTGCAAAAGGAATCGTCTGTCGGCATCCTTTTGATGCTGGCGACGGCGTTGGCGATGATGTTCGCCAACAGTCCGTTGCAGACGCTGTACGACTACATCCTGGCCACTCCCTTCGAGGTGCGTCTTGGCCGGCATTTCCACATCGCCAAGCAGCTGTTGTTGTGGATCAACGACGGCCTGATGGCGGTCTTTTTTCTGCTGATCGGTCTCAAGGTCAAGCGCGAAGTCATGGTCGGCCAGCTTTCCAGTCGGGCTCAGATTGCCCTGCCCGGCATCGCCGCTCTGGGCGGCATGGTGGTTCCGGCCCTCTGCTACGTGCTGATCAATGTCGGCGATGTCTCGGCGCTCAACGGCTGGGCGATTCCGGCCGCCACCGACATCGCCTTCGCTCTCGGTGTCCTGGCCCTGCTCGGTGACCGGGTGCCGTCGTCGCTGAAGGTTTTTCTGCTTGCCCTGGCGATCATGGATGATGTGGGGGCGATCGTCATTATCGCCTTCTTCTATTCCGGGGATTTGTCCGTCGGCATGCTGGTGATGTCTGCTGCCTGCCTGCTGGTTCTTTTTCTGCTCAACCGGTTTCATGTCGAGCGGATGGCGGCGTACATCACCGTCGGGGTCTTTTTGTGGATTTTCGTTCTCAAATCGGGGGTGCATGCCACCCTGGCCGGAGTGGTGCTGGCCTTTGCCATGCCGCTGAAAAGCCGCCGGGATGGAAATCACTCTCCCGCGGGCAAGCTGGAGCACGACCTGCATCCCTGGGTCAACTTTCTGATTCTGCCGGTTTTCGCTTTTGCCAACGCCGGCATCCCCCTGGCGGGCATGGGGCTGGGCGATCTGTTCCACTCGGTGCCGCTTGGCATCATGGTCGGGCTGGTGGCCGGCAAGCTGGTGGGGGTTTACGGCAGCTCAATTTTTGCCATCAGGGCCGGACTGGCCCGGTTCCCCGAGGGGGTGACAAAGCGTCATCTGCTCGGCGTGGCTGCCCTCTGCGGCATCGGTTTCACCATGAGTCTGTTCATCGGCGGGCTGGCCTTCGAACATGTCGGCGGCAACGCCGAAGACTACCTGCTCAGCCACCGACTCGGCATACTGAGCGGCTCGCTCATTGCCGGCCTGCTCGGCTGCTGCATCCTGTTGAGCGCCGGAAAGATTCCCGCCGCCGGCGGGACTGAAGTTCAGGCGCCGGTGGCTTCCGACCAGGCGGCGTGA
- a CDS encoding mechanosensitive ion channel family protein: MILKRVILFLLLVTVWLPGSLLAAEPATAEHSEPAFPGISELGARQAQVVELLRQADARVRSLTELEGLAEQLARSEAAIEELRQKVAAMGDPQDWYVDRLLQVNNEYRLRDRELAALQQELTGRQQAVEELRQKISTEIAFWKEWRAELKRQKEKVPDKTFRQVAGELTRFDAGLQKVSAAILALQEKVVARQKAVGKDLDRFSLALEKLRKATFRKNAPSFVSPDFYVQLKPELFAAVRTGLTNALAVDRQYLKENAWRFGLMFLTLLASGILIRTYRSHFLQTREWIFFLRHPWSAGGFVAVVVFAPLFPAPPPLVRFAFLGWGVLSATRLAASLLENRRQARVLMLAALMLLLTTAFRFMALPQPLYRIYIAFLALLAIPLLVWQVRVSRIARKEGGGRFFRVLLWTALVVLCVSLLSQVSGYMNFSFWLLQATFETGMVFLFATMALRIGKGGIAFLLGRMEKARKPFFREFAGELAIRLERLLRLAVACYSLLYLLPVWRVFGSIGEAYDFFAELNVTLGTAEISFRMVLLATLSLYLSLQISWLLQALSEIQVFAPRGVDRGVRDAVKKLMHYGVVLIGFLFALSSLGMSLQNFVVVLGALGVGIGFGLQDMVNNFLSGLILLFERPIKVGDFIVVNNEWGDIKKIGLRSTVVETIDHAEIIVPNSQLISEKVTNWTLSSRVARLVVPIGVAYGSDVPLVMKILTEVATEHPDTVTDPPPSILFIAFGESSLDFEIRVFVRDIASRFRIRSEILQQIDTRFRESGVEIPFPQRDLHLRSVDGGLVDALRPDVPLRD, from the coding sequence ATGATCCTGAAGCGTGTAATCCTGTTTCTGCTGCTGGTGACCGTCTGGCTGCCCGGCTCTTTGTTGGCTGCCGAACCGGCCACCGCCGAGCATTCTGAACCGGCTTTTCCGGGCATCAGCGAGCTGGGCGCCCGTCAGGCCCAGGTTGTTGAGCTGCTGCGACAGGCCGACGCCAGGGTGCGGTCGCTGACCGAGCTGGAAGGACTGGCCGAGCAGTTGGCCCGAAGCGAGGCGGCCATCGAAGAGCTGCGGCAGAAGGTGGCGGCCATGGGCGATCCGCAGGACTGGTATGTCGACCGGCTGTTGCAGGTCAACAACGAATACCGGCTGCGGGACCGGGAGCTGGCAGCGCTGCAGCAGGAGCTGACCGGGCGCCAACAGGCGGTGGAGGAGCTCCGGCAGAAGATCAGCACCGAAATCGCTTTCTGGAAAGAGTGGCGGGCGGAGCTGAAACGGCAGAAGGAGAAGGTGCCCGACAAGACTTTCCGCCAGGTTGCCGGAGAACTGACTCGTTTCGATGCTGGCCTGCAGAAGGTTTCGGCCGCCATTCTGGCCTTGCAGGAAAAGGTGGTCGCCAGGCAGAAGGCGGTCGGCAAGGATCTCGACAGGTTCTCCCTGGCGCTGGAAAAACTGCGCAAGGCGACCTTCCGCAAGAACGCTCCCTCTTTCGTCAGTCCCGATTTCTACGTTCAGCTCAAGCCGGAACTGTTCGCCGCCGTTCGCACCGGACTGACAAATGCGCTGGCCGTCGACCGGCAGTATCTGAAAGAGAATGCCTGGCGGTTCGGGTTGATGTTCCTCACCCTGCTGGCCAGCGGCATTCTCATCCGCACCTATCGCAGCCATTTTCTGCAGACCAGGGAATGGATCTTCTTTCTTCGGCATCCTTGGTCGGCGGGTGGTTTTGTGGCCGTGGTTGTCTTTGCGCCCCTCTTTCCGGCGCCGCCGCCCCTGGTCCGCTTCGCCTTCCTCGGCTGGGGGGTGCTGTCCGCCACTCGCCTGGCCGCCTCGCTGCTGGAGAACCGGCGCCAGGCACGGGTGCTGATGCTGGCGGCGCTGATGCTGCTGTTGACCACGGCCTTTCGCTTCATGGCCCTGCCGCAGCCTCTCTACCGGATCTACATCGCTTTTCTGGCGTTGCTGGCCATCCCCCTGCTGGTCTGGCAGGTCAGGGTCTCCCGCATCGCCCGAAAGGAAGGCGGAGGGCGGTTCTTTCGTGTCCTGCTGTGGACGGCCCTTGTCGTTCTTTGCGTTTCGCTGCTCAGCCAGGTCAGCGGTTACATGAACTTTTCCTTCTGGTTGCTGCAGGCGACCTTCGAAACCGGTATGGTGTTCCTTTTCGCCACCATGGCCCTGCGCATCGGCAAGGGAGGAATCGCCTTTTTGCTCGGGCGGATGGAAAAGGCCCGCAAACCCTTCTTCCGGGAGTTCGCGGGGGAACTGGCGATCCGGCTCGAACGCCTGCTGCGGCTGGCGGTGGCCTGCTACAGTCTGCTCTACCTCCTCCCTGTCTGGCGGGTGTTCGGATCGATCGGCGAGGCGTACGACTTTTTTGCCGAACTGAACGTCACCCTGGGCACGGCCGAAATCTCCTTCCGCATGGTGCTGCTGGCGACCCTCTCGCTTTATCTTTCGCTGCAGATCTCCTGGTTGTTGCAGGCGCTATCCGAAATCCAGGTTTTCGCTCCCAGGGGAGTCGATCGCGGTGTGCGGGACGCGGTCAAGAAGCTGATGCACTACGGCGTGGTGCTGATCGGTTTCCTCTTTGCCCTGAGCAGTCTTGGCATGAGCCTGCAGAACTTCGTGGTGGTTCTCGGCGCCCTGGGCGTCGGCATCGGTTTCGGCCTGCAGGACATGGTCAACAACTTTCTTTCCGGCCTGATCCTGCTCTTCGAGCGGCCGATCAAGGTCGGTGACTTCATCGTCGTCAACAACGAGTGGGGAGACATCAAGAAGATCGGTCTGCGCTCGACGGTGGTGGAGACCATCGACCATGCGGAGATCATCGTTCCCAATTCCCAGCTGATTTCCGAAAAGGTGACCAACTGGACCCTCTCTTCCCGGGTCGCCCGGCTGGTGGTGCCGATTGGTGTGGCCTATGGCAGCGATGTGCCGCTGGTGATGAAGATTTTGACCGAGGTCGCCACTGAGCACCCCGACACGGTGACCGATCCGCCGCCGAGCATTCTGTTTATCGCCTTCGGGGAGAGTTCCCTCGACTTTGAAATCCGGGTTTTCGTTCGTGATATCGCGTCGCGCTTCCGCATTCGCAGCGAAATTTTGCAGCAGATCGATACCCGCTTCCGCGAGTCCGGCGTCGAGATTCCCTTTCCGCAGCGTGATCTGCACCTGCGTTCGGTCGATGGTGGCTTGGTCGATGCGCTGCGGCCGGACGTCCCGCTCCGCGACTGA
- a CDS encoding NapC/NirT family cytochrome c, whose translation MASLKNFFAWCKRHYLLVTFLGVLFIVVFGFVNIQILHMTSEPEFCHMCHPAQGFGPLAEVDSWEHSAHGEAGVSCLDCHGRPGVVGYIKAKLGGLKDTYMQLTISKEEKLKILQNPKEDLVPDQQCLFCHSDEGNQSYRKKVRLMKIVRMRLLDDVKNPEFRMHKGLPDILTDTFVGGTHFDHAMHREAFDFKCRDCHFGLVHNPSTKTDRMNMCVACHKENEDSEAPQVAECQRCHEAQYDMNKGIGAKDVAGEPGLMWGNGIGCQDCHTGVAKGVYRPTSETCSNCHDESYKEIFNDWASETKAEIADLRELRITVEDALKDADKKKRDTKAHWERYEKALYNFRLVRNDGTNGVHNHDYAQAILASVKKDFNAILNALEQSW comes from the coding sequence ATGGCCAGTCTGAAAAACTTTTTTGCCTGGTGCAAGCGGCACTACCTGCTTGTCACGTTCCTCGGAGTCCTTTTCATCGTTGTCTTCGGATTCGTCAACATCCAGATTCTCCACATGACCTCCGAACCGGAGTTCTGCCACATGTGTCATCCTGCCCAGGGCTTCGGCCCCCTGGCCGAAGTCGACTCCTGGGAGCACTCGGCCCATGGCGAAGCCGGGGTTTCCTGTCTCGACTGCCACGGTCGACCCGGTGTTGTCGGCTACATCAAGGCAAAACTGGGGGGACTGAAAGACACCTACATGCAGCTGACCATCTCCAAGGAAGAGAAGCTCAAGATCCTGCAGAACCCCAAGGAAGATCTGGTTCCCGACCAGCAGTGCCTCTTCTGCCACTCGGATGAGGGGAACCAGAGCTACCGCAAGAAGGTCAGACTGATGAAGATCGTCCGCATGCGTCTGCTGGACGATGTCAAGAATCCCGAATTCCGCATGCACAAGGGCCTGCCCGACATCCTGACCGACACCTTCGTCGGCGGCACCCATTTCGACCACGCCATGCACCGCGAGGCCTTCGACTTCAAGTGCCGTGACTGCCATTTCGGTCTGGTCCACAACCCGTCGACCAAGACCGACCGCATGAACATGTGTGTGGCCTGCCACAAGGAGAACGAAGACAGCGAAGCGCCACAGGTAGCCGAATGCCAGCGCTGCCACGAGGCCCAGTACGACATGAACAAGGGTATCGGCGCCAAGGATGTGGCCGGCGAGCCCGGCCTGATGTGGGGTAACGGCATCGGTTGCCAGGACTGCCACACTGGCGTCGCCAAGGGCGTCTACCGGCCCACCAGCGAAACCTGCAGCAACTGTCACGACGAGTCCTACAAGGAGATCTTCAACGACTGGGCCTCGGAAACCAAGGCCGAGATCGCCGACCTGCGCGAGCTGCGCATCACCGTCGAGGACGCCCTCAAGGACGCCGACAAGAAGAAGCGTGACACCAAGGCGCATTGGGAACGCTACGAAAAAGCCCTCTACAACTTCCGCCTGGTGCGCAACGACGGCACCAACGGGGTGCACAACCACGACTACGCCCAGGCCATTCTCGCCTCGGTCAAGAAGGACTTCAACGCCATCCTCAACGCCCTCGAACAGTCCTGGTAA